One part of the Girardinichthys multiradiatus isolate DD_20200921_A chromosome 10, DD_fGirMul_XY1, whole genome shotgun sequence genome encodes these proteins:
- the LOC124875783 gene encoding elongation of very long chain fatty acids protein 6-like — protein sequence MNKSELSIFDFERRFDQTKALEWMQENWSKSFIFCGLYAALVFGGRHFMRERPKLNLRRTLTLWSLSLAAFSIVGTIRTGTYMVHVLTSSGFRQSVCDNHFYRAPLTKFWAYAFTISKAPELGDTAFIILRKQRLIFLHWYHHITVLLYSWFSYKEQMVGGGWFMTMNYMVHSIMYSYYAARAAGMQVPRPCAMMITAAQILQMVMGLTVLGLVYCWMHDVHCPSTVDNVMWGSLMYFSYLVLFASFFYNNYLKGQPTDRKSKAE from the exons atgaacaAGAGCGAGCTGAGTATTTTTGATTTTGAGCGACGTTTCGATCAAACGAAAGCGCTGGAATGGATGCAGGAAAACTG GAGCAAGTCATTTATATTTTGTGGCCTATATGCTGCGCTCGTGTTCGGAGGTCGACACTTCATGAGGGAAAGGCCGAAACTGAACCTGCGGCGAACATTGACCCTGTGGTCCCTCAGCCTCGCTGCTTTTAG TATTGTAGGAACCATCAGGACTGGAACGTACATGGTGCATGTTCTCACAAGCAGCGGCTTCAGGCAATCTGTGTGTGACAACCATTTCTACAGGGCACCCCTAACCAAGTTCTGGGCCTATGCTTTTACTATTAGCAAGGCTCCTGAGCTGG GAGACACTGCATTCATCATCCTGCGGAAGCAGCGCCTCATCTTCCTGCACTGGTACCACCACATCACTGTGCTGCTTTACTCCTGGTTCTCCTACAAGGAACAGATGGTAGGTGGCGGCTGGTTCATGACCATGAACTATATGGTTCACTCCATCATGTATTCGTACTATGCGGCCCGGGCGGCTGGAATGCAGGTGCCACGACCATGCGCTATGATGATCACTGCTGCCCAGATCCTGCAGATGGTGATGGGCCTGACCGTGCTTGGCTTAGTGTACTGCTGGATGCATGACGTGCACTGTCCCTCGACCGTGGACAACGTCATGTGGGGCTCACTCATGTACTTCAGTTATCTGGTGCTGTTTGCTTCTTTCTTTTACAACAACTACCTTAAAGGTCAACCCACAGACAGAAAATCCAAGGCAGAGTAA
- the pde6gb gene encoding phosphodiesterase 6G, cGMP-specific, rod, gamma, paralog b, giving the protein MNLEPPKAEIKSATRVTGGPATPRKGPPKFKQRQTRQFKSKPPKKGVQGFGDDIPGMEGLGTDITVICPWEAFNHLELHELAQYGII; this is encoded by the exons ATGAATCTTGAGCCACCCAAAGCTGAAATCAAGTCAGCTACCCGTGTAACTGGAGGCCCCGCTACGCCACGTAAGGGCCCACCCAAGTTCAAGCAGAGGCAGACCCGTCAGTTCAAGAGCAAGCCACCGAAGAAAGGAGTTCAGGG ctttgGAGATGACATCCCTGGCATGGAGGGCTTGGGCACAG ATATTACTGTCATCTGCCCCTGGGAGGCCTTCAATCACCTGGAGCTGCACGAGCTGGCCCAGTACGGTATCATCTGA
- the oxld1 gene encoding oxidoreductase-like domain-containing protein 1 has translation MLCFGVISGRSSVSLHKLFLLSLLHVRAHRFGLCPLHSWRHFHNGIIRSMPAGPESTTPPAQTGLAENSDFERNRGSSSSWSPKQGPPTAPTHCCMSGCHNCVWIEHAEQLLAYYQDGGDRALAAIEDSVLDENLKAYLKMEIKLLKKT, from the exons ATGCTCTGTTTCGGCGTTATATCCGGGAGGTCGTCGGTGTCTTTACACAAG CTCTTCCTCCTCTCCTTGTTACATGTGAGAGCTCATCGCTTCGGTCTCTGTCCTCTACATTCATGGAGACATTTTCACAATGGGATCATTCGCTCCATGCCAGCCGGACCGGAATCTACCACTCCTCCTGCACAGACGGGCCTAGCTGAGAACTCTGACTTCGAGCGGAACCGCGGCTCCTCTTCTTCCTGGTCCCCCAAGCAGGGGCCTCCAACGGCTCCCACCCATTGCTGCATGAGCGGCTGCCATAACTGCGTTTGGATTGAGCATGCGGAGCAGCTCTTGGCGTATTATCAGGATGGAGGAGATAGAGCGCTCGCTGCCATCGAGGACAGCGTTCTTGATGAGAATCTCAAAGCATATCTTAAGATGGAGATCAAATTGCTGAAAAAGACGTGA